A window of the Thalassophryne amazonica chromosome 11, fThaAma1.1, whole genome shotgun sequence genome harbors these coding sequences:
- the LOC117520065 gene encoding alpha-1B adrenergic receptor-like isoform X1, which produces MNLSTDNATNLWKYNSSEPDGAASSLANFTNNSTGNHTEPSKLDLTRAIPLGLVLGAFIVFAIAGNILVILSVVCNRHLRTPTNYFIINLAIADLLLGTTVLPVSATLEILDYWVFGRIFCDIWAAVDVLCCTASIMSLCVISIDRYIGVSHPLQYPGIVTEKRALLAMLGVWVLSVVISIGPLLGWKQPPLPDDKVCPITEEPFYALFSSLGSFYIPLVVILVMYCRVYIVAKRTTKNLEAGVMRERMSSGELTLRIHKGSQVHDDSGSTGTAKGRGHHSRSSLTVKLLKFSREKKAAKTLGVVVGMFTLCWLPFFLALPIGRFHRVF; this is translated from the coding sequence ATGAATCTGAGCACTGACAATGCCACAAACTTGTGGAAATACAATTCATCGGAGCCCGATGGAGCAGCGTCCTCACTGGCCAACTTCACCAACAACTCCACAGGGAACCACACGGAACCCAGCAAGTTGGACCTCACCCGAGCCATCCCGCTCGGCTTGGTGCTGGGGGCGTTCATCGTGTTTGCCATCGCGGGGAACATCCTCGTAATCCTCTCGGTGGTGTGCAACAGGCACCTGCGCACCCCGACGAACTACTTCATCATCAACCTGGCCATCGCAGACTTGCTGCTGGGCACTACGGTGCTCCCGGTGTCCGCCACCCTGGAGATCTTAGACTACTGGGTGTTCGGCAGGATCTTCTGTGACATTTGGGCAGCGGTGGATGTTCTCTGCTGCACCGCGTCCATCATGAGCCTGTGCGTAATATCCATCGACCGCTACATCGGAGTGAGCCATCCGCTGCAGTACCCGGGCATCGTGACGGAGAAGCGCGCTCTGCTGGCCATGCTGGGGGTGTGGGTGCTGTCGGTGGTCATCTCCATCGGACCTCTGCTCGGCTGGAAgcagccgccgctgccggacGACAAGGTATGTCCCATCACCGAGGAGCCCTTTTACGCGCTCTTCTCCTCTCTCGGTTCTTTCTACATCCCGCTCGTGGTCATCCTGGTAATGTACTGCCGGGTCTACATCGTCGCCAAGCGGACTACTAAGAACCTGGAGGCCGGCGTGATGCGGGAGAGGATGAGCTCTGGCGAACTGACCCTCAGGATCCACAAAGGATCTCAGGTACACGACGACTCCGGGAGCACCGGCACCGCCAAGGGGCGCGGACACCACTCCAGGAGCTCCCTCACGGTCAAACTTCTAAAATTCTCCAGGGAGAAGAAAGCGGCTAAAACTTTGGGAGTTGTGGTCGGCATGTTTACGCTTTGCTGGCTGCCTTTCTTTCTCGCCTTGCCCATAGGTAGGTTCCACAG